A single Marinitoga aeolica DNA region contains:
- a CDS encoding DUF5696 domain-containing protein has protein sequence MNKIHFLLVLIFVLINITIYSSMIKIFENNNFEYYFDKNSISFDIKEKNGNNIWKTNLREKDSSLNNEWSNFFSNGISIDYYLKSERQLKRKSFNVSNSKISYNMDANILHLDIESTELHIEIKLDIKFTLDGFDIILRDNGIIERDENVYIQRLYFFPFFDSVKYSKTGYIFIPDGSGALINLKKSIAKSPYIQRVYGDDYGIKDINTLNNQYIPNKNILIPIYGMIVEENKKGFMNIIEEGEEYTDILAYQSGIVTPYSWVTARYNLRDLYKKFIDKKGNAVLVGMNRPYNYNIISKYVLLSGNKANYSEMAIIYRKYLESKGILYKRKLKSHTTLRLDFLAVESKKKALGKEFIIMTKLEDILKIKNELNKKIGENLLINILGYSKNGYSNSSPYHLPLNNKFYNEKISNDLYFSVDYTLGNPKNKYDIAQNISKQLLQIFNKYLITPNKSIELYQKEKSKFNKLNIKNFSFKSIGEYLYSNYGKDFHTREENMDLISKTFYGTFYNPNFYLWKNTYQIFDIDSESSDFLIENKSIPFLQIVLKGYMDFYSKPLNFSSNIKDSLLKLIEYSIYPTFLITKEDSFKLIDTDSEWIYSSQYSSLKDTIINSYNFVKSALDNVANAFILKHEYLNEDVVKVSYSNSIEIIINYSQKMFNYKGKKILPKNFGIIKGE, from the coding sequence GTGAATAAAATTCATTTCTTATTAGTATTAATATTCGTATTAATTAATATAACAATATATTCTTCTATGATTAAAATCTTCGAAAATAATAATTTTGAGTATTATTTCGATAAAAATTCAATTTCTTTTGATATTAAAGAAAAAAATGGGAATAATATTTGGAAAACCAATTTAAGAGAAAAAGATTCATCACTTAATAATGAATGGTCAAATTTCTTTTCAAATGGTATATCAATAGATTATTATTTAAAATCAGAAAGACAATTAAAAAGAAAATCTTTTAATGTTAGTAATTCTAAAATTTCTTATAATATGGATGCAAATATATTGCATCTTGATATAGAATCTACAGAATTACATATTGAAATAAAATTAGATATAAAATTCACTTTAGATGGTTTTGATATTATTTTACGTGATAATGGAATTATTGAAAGAGATGAGAATGTATATATTCAGAGATTATACTTCTTTCCATTTTTTGATTCTGTAAAATATAGTAAAACAGGTTATATTTTTATTCCTGATGGTTCTGGCGCATTAATCAATTTAAAAAAATCAATAGCTAAATCTCCTTATATACAAAGGGTTTATGGTGATGATTATGGTATAAAAGATATAAATACTTTAAATAATCAATATATACCAAATAAAAATATTCTTATTCCAATATATGGAATGATTGTAGAAGAAAATAAAAAAGGATTCATGAATATTATTGAAGAAGGCGAAGAATACACAGATATATTAGCATATCAATCTGGTATTGTAACTCCATATTCATGGGTAACAGCAAGATATAATTTAAGAGATTTATATAAAAAGTTTATAGATAAAAAAGGAAATGCAGTATTAGTGGGTATGAATAGACCTTATAATTATAATATTATCTCAAAATATGTATTGTTAAGCGGCAATAAAGCTAATTATTCTGAAATGGCTATAATTTATAGGAAATATTTAGAAAGTAAAGGGATATTATATAAAAGGAAACTTAAATCTCATACTACTTTAAGGCTTGATTTCTTGGCTGTTGAAAGTAAGAAAAAAGCTTTAGGAAAAGAATTCATTATAATGACGAAATTAGAAGATATTTTAAAAATTAAAAATGAATTAAACAAAAAAATTGGTGAAAATCTTTTAATAAATATTTTAGGATATTCTAAAAACGGATATAGTAATTCCTCACCTTACCATCTCCCTTTAAATAATAAATTTTATAATGAAAAAATTTCTAATGATTTATATTTTTCCGTTGATTATACTTTAGGTAATCCAAAAAACAAATACGATATAGCGCAAAATATTTCCAAACAATTATTACAGATATTTAATAAATATTTAATTACTCCCAATAAATCAATTGAACTGTATCAAAAAGAAAAAAGCAAATTTAATAAACTCAACATTAAAAATTTTTCTTTTAAATCAATTGGTGAATATTTATATTCAAATTATGGTAAAGACTTTCACACAAGGGAAGAAAATATGGACTTGATTTCAAAGACGTTTTATGGAACTTTCTATAACCCAAACTTTTATTTATGGAAAAACACATATCAAATATTTGATATAGATTCAGAATCCTCTGATTTTTTAATTGAAAATAAATCTATACCATTTTTACAGATTGTATTAAAGGGATATATGGATTTTTATTCAAAACCTTTGAATTTTAGTTCTAATATTAAGGATTCTCTTTTGAAATTAATTGAATATAGTATTTATCCAACTTTTTTGATAACAAAAGAGGATTCTTTCAAATTAATTGATACCGATTCAGAATGGATATATTCTTCGCAATATAGTTCCTTAAAAGATACTATTATAAATTCCTATAATTTTGTTAAAAGCGCTCTTGATAATGTAGCTAATGCCTTTATTTTGAAACATGAATATTTAAATGAAGATGTAGTTAAAGTTTCATATTCAAATAGCATCGAAATAATAATAAACTATTCCCAAAAAATGTTTAATTATAAAGGGAAAAAGATTCTTCCTAAAAATTTTGGGATTATAAAGGGTGAATAA
- a CDS encoding carbohydrate ABC transporter permease, whose protein sequence is MKLKNKNALMGIIFVSGWIIGFLVFTLVPIIRTIWFSFNNVKFTANGIKETYVGLLNYKNAFLLDPVFTDYIIEYISQMLIFIPIIVTFSLIAAIMLNKKIKGKGFFRTIFFLPVIITSGPVMQKLIEQNATALPGVYKYFSMEYLAKNFGIFGNLFGMVLNSFIMILWFSGVQILIFIAGLQKLDKSVYEAASIDGASKWQMFWKLTLPALMPVISINVVYTLVTLSNFALNHIVQKISNDMYDITKGIGYATALAIIYFIIILILLSVFLLITKNKDGEKYAKN, encoded by the coding sequence ATGAAATTAAAAAACAAAAATGCTTTAATGGGAATAATTTTTGTTTCTGGTTGGATTATAGGTTTTCTAGTGTTTACTTTAGTCCCGATTATCAGAACAATATGGTTTAGTTTTAATAATGTAAAATTTACTGCTAATGGTATAAAGGAAACCTATGTTGGTTTATTAAACTACAAAAATGCATTTTTATTAGATCCTGTTTTTACAGATTATATTATTGAATATATTTCTCAAATGCTCATATTTATTCCTATAATAGTAACTTTCTCTTTAATAGCTGCTATTATGTTAAATAAAAAAATAAAAGGAAAAGGTTTTTTTAGAACTATATTTTTTCTTCCAGTTATAATTACCAGTGGACCTGTAATGCAAAAATTAATAGAGCAGAATGCAACGGCATTACCAGGAGTTTATAAATATTTTTCTATGGAATATTTGGCTAAAAACTTTGGAATTTTTGGAAATTTATTTGGAATGGTATTAAACTCTTTTATAATGATTTTATGGTTCTCAGGAGTTCAAATTCTTATATTTATAGCTGGACTTCAGAAATTAGACAAAAGCGTCTATGAAGCAGCCAGTATAGATGGAGCTTCAAAATGGCAAATGTTTTGGAAATTAACTTTACCTGCATTAATGCCTGTTATTTCAATTAATGTCGTATATACTTTAGTTACTTTATCCAATTTTGCATTAAATCATATAGTTCAGAAAATTTCTAATGATATGTATGACATTACAAAAGGTATCGGTTATGCTACAGCTTTAGCAATAATATATTTTATCATTATACTAATTTTACTTTCTGTATTTCTCTTAATTACTAAAAACAAAGATGGTGAAAAATATGCGAAAAATTAA
- a CDS encoding carbohydrate ABC transporter permease, which produces MRKIKEFISKALLYFLLILIGFVFLYPIFYMISYSFMDTEDLVNPFVKWIPTKLYLENYKSALNVLNYKTSLISSIYVALIPSLLQIIFCSVTGYGLARFDFKGKKIILFLIIATFIIPSQVTMIPQFLMYKDLNLIGSLYSFILPAIFSQGLRSSIFILIFYQFFKMFPKSLEEAAKIDGANYLTIFLRIAVPSALPAYLVSFIFSFVWYWNESTLSALYFGNKIKTLTLGLQNFTATYQNIYSSSITQTGKSINEAINMAGTLLTILPLLIFYFVFQRWFVESVDRTGITGE; this is translated from the coding sequence ATGCGAAAAATTAAAGAATTTATTTCAAAAGCTCTATTATATTTTTTATTGATATTAATAGGTTTTGTCTTTCTATATCCTATATTTTATATGATATCTTATAGTTTTATGGATACAGAAGATTTAGTTAATCCTTTTGTGAAATGGATTCCTACGAAATTATATTTAGAAAATTATAAAAGCGCATTAAATGTTTTAAACTACAAAACATCGTTAATAAGCTCTATTTATGTAGCATTAATTCCATCTCTATTACAAATAATTTTTTGTTCTGTTACAGGATATGGATTAGCAAGATTTGATTTTAAAGGGAAAAAAATAATTTTATTTTTAATTATTGCAACCTTTATTATACCCAGTCAAGTAACAATGATTCCACAATTTTTAATGTATAAAGATTTGAATTTAATTGGAAGTTTATACTCATTTATATTACCTGCTATTTTTAGTCAGGGATTAAGAAGTTCCATCTTTATCTTGATATTTTATCAATTTTTTAAAATGTTCCCAAAATCTTTAGAAGAAGCAGCAAAAATAGATGGAGCTAATTATTTAACTATATTTTTAAGAATAGCTGTTCCAAGCGCATTACCTGCATATTTAGTATCTTTTATTTTTTCATTTGTCTGGTATTGGAACGAAAGTACTTTAAGTGCCCTATATTTTGGAAATAAAATAAAAACACTTACATTAGGATTGCAAAATTTTACTGCTACATATCAAAATATATATTCTAGTTCTATTACACAAACAGGAAAATCTATAAATGAAGCTATTAATATGGCTGGAACACTATTAACAATATTACCATTACTTATCTTTTATTTTGTTTTCCAACGATGGTTTGTTGAAAGTGTCGATAGAACTGGTATTACAGGGGAATAG
- a CDS encoding glucoamylase family protein, translating to MKRFILIFLVLISTLVIFSIDNQYFNEEFKRSFFFFWEQANINEKSSGYGLIRDRYPGNPNVASIASTGYGLAAIPIGIEKGWISYEEGYTRVNKTLDTLLNLKNIRGFFYHFLDINTGKRIWNSEISTIDTSILLCGVLTAGEYFGGEIKEKAEKLYKNVNWKMFVDKSTNYFYMAFYPEKGFSGKWDFYAEQLMMYILAAGSPTYPINEDVYYSFKRHEGNYKSKKFIHSWFGSLFTYQYSHAWIDFRNKKDKLGVDWFENSVNASIANYNYCVDLSNKFKSFSKDRWGLSACDSPNGYNGLFGAPPSGYNNKQHKVDGTIATSAALGSIVFTPDLSLKALNAFYKISGLVGKYGLKNAFNLDKNWIANDYIGIDKGIILLMFANYENEFVWKLFNKNQYIKNGLKRLEIQ from the coding sequence ATGAAAAGATTTATATTAATATTTTTAGTTTTAATATCTACATTAGTAATATTTTCTATAGATAATCAATATTTTAATGAAGAATTTAAAAGATCATTTTTCTTTTTTTGGGAACAGGCTAATATTAATGAAAAAAGTAGTGGCTATGGATTAATTAGAGATAGATATCCTGGTAATCCAAATGTTGCAAGTATAGCATCTACCGGTTATGGATTAGCTGCAATTCCAATTGGTATAGAAAAAGGGTGGATCTCATATGAAGAAGGGTATACTAGAGTAAATAAAACATTAGATACCCTATTAAATCTTAAAAACATAAGAGGTTTTTTCTATCATTTTTTAGATATAAATACAGGTAAAAGGATATGGAATAGTGAGATTTCAACTATAGATACTTCTATACTATTATGTGGTGTTTTAACAGCAGGAGAATATTTTGGGGGTGAAATAAAAGAAAAAGCTGAAAAATTATATAAAAATGTGAATTGGAAAATGTTTGTGGATAAAAGTACCAATTATTTTTATATGGCTTTTTATCCTGAAAAAGGTTTTTCGGGGAAATGGGATTTTTATGCTGAGCAATTAATGATGTATATATTAGCAGCAGGTTCTCCAACATATCCAATAAATGAAGATGTTTATTATTCTTTTAAAAGGCATGAAGGAAATTATAAAAGTAAAAAATTTATTCACTCTTGGTTTGGTTCTTTATTTACTTATCAATATTCACATGCATGGATTGATTTTAGAAATAAAAAAGATAAATTAGGAGTCGATTGGTTTGAAAATTCTGTAAATGCTTCCATAGCTAATTATAACTATTGTGTTGATTTATCTAATAAATTCAAATCTTTTTCTAAAGATCGTTGGGGGTTATCTGCTTGTGATTCTCCTAATGGCTATAATGGTTTATTTGGTGCTCCTCCATCTGGTTATAATAATAAACAACATAAAGTAGATGGAACAATAGCAACGTCAGCAGCGTTGGGATCAATAGTATTTACACCAGATTTATCTTTAAAAGCCCTAAATGCTTTTTATAAAATATCAGGTTTGGTGGGTAAATATGGTCTAAAAAATGCTTTTAATTTAGATAAAAATTGGATTGCTAATGATTATATAGGTATAGATAAAGGTATAATTTTATTAATGTTTGCTAATTATGAAAATGAGTTTGTATGGAAATTATTTAATAAAAACCAATATATTAAAAATGGTCTAAAAAGGCTAGAAATACAGTGA
- a CDS encoding glucoamylase family protein: MNNILEIEEKLSFDFFWNEVSKTENGYGLIRDNTKHNIASIASVGFGLSAIPIGIERKWITKEEGYNRAFKTLNTFLYNVEQKEGFYLHFVDMKNGKRVWNSEVSVIDTSIFLMGALTVAEYFKGEIYELFEKIYERINWQWYTDKNKNMFYMGYWYESGFHGYWDGYAEQLMMYIMGAASPTYPVDPILYYSFNRNLGRYKNYELIYTWTGSIFTYQYSHAWIDFRNKKDKLGVDWFKNSILATKASRQYSIDNNHIYKSFSENSWGLTACDSPNGYRGDFGAPPSAHNNTENKTDGTIPPAGTIGSIVFTPDEVIEAMKYYDTLENLKCKYGFKDAFNLDKNWYSDIVIGIDKGISLLMIENYRTGMIWDLVMKNKYIKRGLALLEIK, from the coding sequence ATGAATAATATTTTGGAAATTGAAGAAAAATTGTCTTTTGATTTTTTTTGGAATGAAGTTTCTAAAACTGAAAATGGTTATGGATTAATACGCGATAATACTAAACATAATATTGCTAGTATAGCTTCTGTTGGATTTGGATTAAGTGCAATTCCTATTGGTATAGAAAGAAAATGGATTACTAAAGAAGAAGGGTATAATAGAGCTTTTAAGACATTAAATACATTTTTATATAATGTAGAACAAAAAGAAGGATTTTATTTACATTTTGTGGATATGAAAAATGGAAAAAGAGTTTGGAACAGTGAAGTATCTGTGATAGACACTTCTATATTTTTAATGGGAGCATTAACTGTAGCAGAATATTTTAAAGGTGAAATATATGAGTTGTTTGAAAAAATATATGAAAGAATTAATTGGCAATGGTATACAGACAAAAATAAAAATATGTTCTATATGGGATATTGGTATGAAAGTGGATTCCATGGATATTGGGATGGATATGCAGAGCAATTAATGATGTATATAATGGGTGCAGCATCTCCAACTTACCCCGTAGATCCTATATTATATTATTCCTTTAATAGAAACCTTGGAAGATATAAAAATTACGAGTTAATATATACATGGACAGGATCAATTTTTACTTATCAGTATTCACATGCATGGATTGATTTTAGAAATAAAAAAGATAAATTAGGGGTTGATTGGTTTAAGAATTCTATTTTAGCTACAAAAGCATCAAGACAATATTCCATAGATAACAATCATATATATAAATCATTTAGTGAGAATTCATGGGGATTAACTGCTTGCGATTCACCTAATGGTTATCGTGGAGATTTTGGAGCTCCACCTTCGGCACATAATAATACAGAAAACAAAACAGATGGAACAATTCCACCTGCGGGAACTATAGGTTCTATAGTTTTTACTCCTGATGAGGTTATAGAAGCTATGAAGTATTATGATACACTAGAGAATTTAAAATGCAAATATGGTTTTAAAGATGCATTTAATTTAGACAAAAATTGGTATTCAGATATAGTAATTGGAATAGATAAAGGGATTAGTTTATTAATGATTGAAAATTATAGAACTGGTATGATATGGGATTTAGTTATGAAAAATAAATATATAAAAAGAGGATTAGCATTATTAGAGATAAAATAA
- a CDS encoding deoxynucleoside kinase, producing MGKMIVLAGNVGAGKSTFTKVLSERLDFTPYYESVNDNPFLEDFYKDQKKWSYHLQTFFLFHRFNSIKQIIDSDDNAILDRSIYEDAEIFARNLYNNGKMSQREYETYNQIFYTMLEFLKKPDLLIYIKTSVDTIVKRIKKRGRDMEMAVPIEYWKQLDDLYKDWINTYDQSKIYVVDGDKIDIVENPEYIDKIVQDISEILELENVE from the coding sequence ATGGGTAAAATGATTGTATTAGCGGGGAATGTAGGGGCAGGGAAATCAACATTTACAAAAGTATTATCTGAAAGATTAGATTTTACACCTTATTATGAATCCGTAAATGATAATCCATTTTTAGAAGATTTTTATAAAGATCAAAAAAAGTGGTCATATCATTTACAAACATTCTTTTTATTTCATAGATTTAATAGCATAAAACAAATTATAGATTCTGATGATAATGCTATTTTAGATAGATCAATATACGAAGATGCAGAAATTTTTGCAAGAAACTTATATAATAATGGAAAAATGAGCCAAAGAGAATATGAAACATATAATCAAATATTCTATACAATGTTAGAATTCTTAAAAAAACCAGATTTATTAATATATATAAAAACTAGTGTAGATACGATAGTAAAAAGAATTAAAAAAAGAGGAAGAGACATGGAAATGGCTGTTCCTATTGAATATTGGAAGCAATTGGATGATTTATATAAAGATTGGATAAATACTTATGATCAATCAAAAATATATGTAGTTGACGGAGATAAGATAGATATAGTTGAAAATCCAGAATATATAGATAAAATCGTTCAGGATATATCAGAAATATTAGAATTAGAAAATGTAGAATAA
- a CDS encoding deoxynucleoside kinase, which produces MEKIAEYFKDKNVRINIEGNIGSGKTTLANAIFYKINADELILEEFENNPYLPLLYKNEDVGFQTEMFFLVSRYKQYHKNSYSNIVVSDYDMLKNKIFADITITNSKEKEKFLKIYDILTEDIVKPDVLIYIDTDVDTVVERIKKRNRDMEKTIAREYLEMVDKGYKSYFSNLKDYIYVDGNNFNVFDENQLKELLENIVSYLEGKIWVK; this is translated from the coding sequence ATGGAAAAGATTGCAGAATATTTTAAAGATAAAAATGTTAGAATAAACATTGAAGGGAATATTGGAAGTGGAAAAACAACCTTAGCAAACGCTATTTTTTATAAAATTAATGCAGATGAATTGATATTAGAAGAATTTGAAAATAATCCCTATTTACCACTATTATATAAAAATGAAGATGTAGGTTTTCAAACAGAAATGTTTTTCTTAGTTTCGAGGTATAAACAATATCATAAAAATTCTTACTCAAATATTGTAGTATCTGATTATGATATGCTTAAAAATAAAATTTTTGCCGACATCACAATAACCAATTCGAAAGAAAAAGAAAAATTTTTGAAGATATACGATATTTTAACTGAAGATATTGTAAAACCAGATGTTTTAATTTATATAGATACAGATGTTGATACAGTTGTTGAAAGAATTAAAAAAAGAAATAGAGATATGGAGAAAACCATAGCCAGAGAATATTTAGAAATGGTTGATAAAGGATATAAATCGTATTTTTCAAATTTAAAAGATTATATCTACGTAGACGGAAATAATTTTAATGTTTTTGATGAAAATCAATTAAAAGAATTATTAGAAAATATAGTAAGTTATTTGGAGGGAAAAATATGGGTAAAATGA
- a CDS encoding alpha/beta hydrolase, whose amino-acid sequence MIFAKNYDDSPIILKEENRKTILKSNYPCEYPESSKIPLYIYDAKSDKTLLFIHGLGTRNLKYLKWFPENFAKNGYNSALMILPYHFDRTPKGHKSGELFLSTTDNYILRSRFEHSVVDILTTLNYLKERFKTDLYLMGFSFGGMVSTIAASLREDIKGLSLAVTGGNFYHITWKSFVTGVLRVQYEENKECNPEKCLNYHLKEYPEYLNSLKKPEIELDKAPIACFEYDPLTFAKFIKSPVIIFRALFDIFIPKKSTLDLYEKIKTQKELYTIPTGHLSSYLYRKYILKKTISFFKKRGEI is encoded by the coding sequence ATGATATTTGCAAAAAATTATGATGATAGTCCAATAATATTAAAAGAAGAAAATAGAAAAACGATTTTAAAATCTAATTATCCATGTGAATATCCTGAATCTTCTAAAATACCTCTGTATATATATGATGCCAAATCTGATAAAACCCTTCTTTTTATACATGGTTTAGGTACTAGAAACTTAAAATATTTGAAGTGGTTTCCAGAAAATTTTGCTAAAAATGGTTATAATAGTGCTTTAATGATTTTACCATATCATTTTGATAGAACCCCTAAAGGTCATAAAAGTGGTGAACTATTTTTATCAACTACGGATAATTATATTTTAAGATCCCGTTTTGAGCATTCTGTAGTTGATATTCTTACTACTTTAAATTATTTAAAAGAAAGATTTAAAACGGATTTATATTTAATGGGGTTTAGTTTTGGTGGTATGGTATCTACAATAGCTGCTTCATTAAGAGAGGATATTAAAGGGTTATCTTTAGCTGTTACAGGAGGAAATTTTTATCATATTACATGGAAAAGTTTTGTAACAGGTGTATTGAGAGTTCAATATGAAGAAAATAAAGAATGCAATCCAGAAAAATGTTTAAATTATCATCTAAAAGAATACCCTGAATACTTAAATAGTTTAAAAAAACCAGAAATAGAACTTGATAAAGCACCAATTGCGTGTTTTGAATATGATCCTTTAACATTTGCTAAATTTATTAAAAGCCCAGTTATTATATTTAGAGCATTATTTGATATTTTTATTCCTAAAAAATCAACTTTGGATTTATATGAAAAGATAAAAACACAAAAAGAATTATACACAATTCCTACAGGGCATTTGTCTTCATACTTGTATAGAAAATATATTTTGAAAAAAACTATAAGTTTTTTCAAAAAAAGAGGTGAGATATGA
- a CDS encoding DUF362 domain-containing protein, with amino-acid sequence MMKVYLKKCNDYDNVEKVLLPILENYKNKFKSGDKVLVKPNLLSPKKVETGITTHPKVVEAVLKFLLDLGTNPYLGDSPATGTALEAVKANGIYDVCKKLEVPIVELDDPVVVDGEIYKGIKISKKVLEADKIVNIAKLKTHVQMIMTLAVKNTFGCVVGKEKSAWHFRAKTNTNFANVLIDIHNIVNPTLNVLDGILGMDGNGPANGFTRKFNVIGVSENGYALDHAVIKSLNIKEKYVYIVKEAMKRGLIPKYELKSDWKGDNIKLPLTAPIFETVTNMVRIFERVPKINKNKCVACKICEERCPAQAIDIDNDKYIDYSKCIRCYVCHEVCPQDAIKLIRRII; translated from the coding sequence ATGATGAAGGTATATTTGAAAAAATGTAATGATTATGATAATGTTGAAAAAGTATTATTACCTATTTTAGAAAATTACAAGAATAAATTTAAAAGTGGAGATAAAGTATTAGTAAAACCTAATCTATTATCACCCAAAAAGGTTGAAACTGGAATAACAACTCATCCAAAGGTAGTTGAGGCTGTATTAAAATTTTTATTGGATTTGGGTACAAACCCATATTTAGGAGATAGCCCTGCGACAGGAACTGCATTAGAAGCAGTTAAAGCAAATGGTATTTATGATGTATGTAAAAAATTAGAAGTTCCCATTGTAGAATTAGATGATCCTGTTGTTGTAGATGGTGAAATATATAAAGGAATAAAAATCTCTAAAAAGGTTTTAGAAGCAGATAAAATTGTAAATATTGCCAAACTAAAAACGCATGTGCAAATGATAATGACATTAGCTGTAAAAAACACATTTGGATGTGTAGTGGGTAAAGAAAAATCAGCATGGCATTTTAGAGCAAAGACAAATACTAATTTTGCTAATGTATTAATAGATATTCACAATATAGTAAATCCTACTCTAAATGTATTAGATGGTATTTTAGGTATGGATGGTAATGGACCAGCAAATGGATTCACTAGAAAATTTAATGTTATAGGGGTTTCAGAAAATGGATATGCTCTTGATCATGCAGTTATAAAATCTTTAAATATTAAAGAGAAATATGTTTACATCGTAAAAGAAGCAATGAAAAGAGGTTTAATTCCAAAATATGAATTAAAAAGTGACTGGAAAGGTGATAATATCAAGCTTCCTTTAACAGCTCCTATTTTTGAAACTGTAACAAATATGGTTAGGATTTTTGAAAGGGTCCCAAAAATAAATAAAAACAAATGCGTTGCATGTAAGATATGCGAAGAAAGATGTCCTGCCCAAGCTATAGATATTGACAATGATAAATATATAGATTATTCAAAATGTATTAGATGTTATGTATGCCATGAAGTTTGTCCACAAGATGCAATTAAATTAATAAGAAGAATAATATAA
- a CDS encoding MFS transporter has protein sequence MTLTISLAHFLADFFNSFFKPLGPYFINKFNIDSRTFTTLITLIGAFSSILQIFFGLYFDRKKRDGVFVVILLFTEIILISLLGFVNSFYVLLTLIFFIRLFNSAFHPVGASFAGRLNKGTHVAWFSVLGTFGAALGPIFITSYVKIFGMDKLYIIGILSAFLLIFFYKKLWKYEKTEISEKRFPSLKEAIVLLPVFLMVALRGFIMNIFHTFVPIYLNQKGSGLIIGGATLTIGMIIGMFTNYYGTYLRDKLGIKFINFIGFLGMGISGIFMVTINSELLRIISFSSFDAFGFLTMSANLVEAQFLMPKNKSFASSVSMGFAWAIGNFVSSGYSAVFGNNVSFVLFSVSLFSIFLGIIYPIMYKEKKI, from the coding sequence ATGACTTTAACTATATCTTTAGCTCATTTTCTTGCAGATTTTTTCAATTCTTTTTTTAAACCTTTAGGTCCTTATTTTATAAATAAATTTAATATTGATAGTAGAACTTTTACTACACTTATAACATTAATAGGTGCTTTTTCATCTATTCTTCAAATTTTTTTCGGTCTTTATTTTGACAGGAAAAAAAGAGATGGTGTTTTCGTTGTTATCTTATTATTTACAGAAATTATATTAATTTCTTTATTGGGATTCGTAAATAGTTTTTACGTATTACTAACTTTAATTTTCTTTATAAGATTATTTAATTCTGCTTTTCATCCAGTCGGTGCCAGCTTTGCCGGTAGATTAAATAAAGGAACTCACGTAGCCTGGTTTTCTGTTTTAGGAACATTTGGAGCAGCATTAGGGCCTATTTTCATTACATCATATGTTAAAATTTTTGGAATGGATAAATTATATATCATCGGTATTTTAAGTGCATTTTTATTAATATTTTTCTATAAAAAATTATGGAAATATGAAAAAACCGAAATATCAGAAAAAAGGTTTCCTTCTTTAAAAGAAGCAATAGTATTATTACCTGTGTTTTTAATGGTAGCTTTAAGAGGATTTATTATGAATATTTTTCATACATTTGTTCCTATTTATCTTAACCAAAAAGGTTCGGGTTTGATTATTGGTGGTGCAACATTAACTATAGGTATGATAATAGGAATGTTTACTAATTATTATGGAACATATTTAAGAGATAAATTAGGAATAAAATTTATTAATTTTATTGGTTTTTTGGGGATGGGGATTTCTGGAATTTTTATGGTTACTATAAATTCTGAATTATTAAGAATTATCTCATTTTCTTCATTTGATGCTTTTGGATTTTTAACTATGTCAGCAAATTTAGTCGAAGCACAATTCCTAATGCCAAAAAATAAAAGTTTTGCATCTTCTGTTTCTATGGGTTTTGCATGGGCTATAGGCAATTTTGTTTCAAGTGGATATTCTGCAGTTTTTGGCAATAATGTAAGTTTTGTACTTTTTAGTGTAAGTTTATTTTCAATATTCCTCGGAATCATCTATCCTATAATGTATAAAGAGAAAAAGATTTAA